The Leadbettera azotonutricia ZAS-9 genome has a window encoding:
- a CDS encoding extracellular solute-binding protein, whose protein sequence is MKKRIVLITALALVIGSMVYAAGQKGSSQAQAGSKTTELSMFVNFSWYPTDSWTGIIPEEITRRTGVHINVTRAVDGQQLGLMLASGDLPDLVYTDVLLERLADESVSYAYNKLIQQYTPDWKVDNMLVANARLHNQSGDNNFYFIKNNFNTPQEFKEKAHGLQLATLITRGDIQDVLGNPPLNTLNDWSNLMATVKAKYPNLIPFTFANWGTQPFKIAHGVPDTDFGEENGKAFYHINSPYYKDYLIYMNQFYRKGYMLADNYSLSATDAEALFYNGQTFSKSGASGFEPYTSGVQAQRVDPKAYSNNVLILSPRSKYYRVSTGWAGIAITKKSKNPEAAIKFMQFMWTMEGARLANWGREGIEWTMGSNNMPVFSKEWNDAYADTPVFDKKYNGNWYFSADAITEFDGRAAALPPEYLESYQKMMPYAYICPWLGAAMPQSGSAERDIFNKLIDMVKSTETKCILAENDTEFNRYYNELMSNAKTIGVDKLEVYVNAQLPKYRAMYQ, encoded by the coding sequence ATGAAGAAACGAATTGTATTAATCACTGCCCTTGCTTTGGTAATAGGTTCCATGGTATATGCTGCAGGGCAAAAAGGCAGTTCCCAAGCACAGGCGGGAAGCAAGACAACGGAATTGTCAATGTTTGTAAACTTTTCCTGGTATCCGACCGATTCGTGGACCGGAATTATTCCTGAAGAGATTACTCGAAGAACCGGAGTCCATATTAATGTTACTAGAGCGGTTGACGGGCAGCAGCTCGGTCTCATGCTTGCATCAGGAGATTTGCCGGATCTGGTTTATACGGATGTCTTGTTGGAACGTCTTGCTGATGAATCTGTCTCCTATGCTTATAATAAACTAATTCAGCAGTACACTCCCGATTGGAAAGTTGACAATATGCTTGTTGCCAACGCGCGTCTGCATAATCAGAGTGGGGATAATAATTTTTATTTTATAAAGAATAATTTTAATACTCCCCAGGAATTTAAAGAAAAAGCTCACGGCCTTCAATTGGCGACTTTGATCACAAGAGGGGATATACAGGATGTATTGGGTAATCCTCCTTTGAATACTTTAAATGATTGGTCTAATCTTATGGCCACGGTAAAGGCAAAATACCCCAACCTGATTCCTTTTACATTTGCCAATTGGGGAACCCAACCATTTAAAATCGCACATGGGGTTCCCGATACTGATTTTGGAGAAGAAAATGGTAAGGCTTTCTATCATATCAACAGCCCCTACTACAAAGATTATCTCATCTACATGAATCAGTTTTATAGAAAGGGCTATATGCTTGCTGATAACTATTCTCTCTCGGCTACGGACGCTGAAGCTTTATTCTACAATGGGCAGACTTTTTCAAAATCCGGTGCGTCTGGCTTTGAACCTTACACCTCCGGGGTACAAGCTCAAAGAGTGGATCCCAAAGCATATTCGAATAATGTGTTAATTTTAAGTCCAAGATCAAAATATTACCGTGTGAGTACCGGATGGGCCGGTATAGCTATCACAAAAAAATCCAAAAACCCTGAAGCGGCGATTAAATTTATGCAGTTTATGTGGACTATGGAAGGGGCACGATTGGCCAACTGGGGCCGCGAAGGGATTGAATGGACTATGGGATCAAACAATATGCCGGTTTTCAGTAAAGAATGGAATGACGCCTACGCGGATACTCCGGTATTTGATAAAAAATATAATGGTAATTGGTATTTTTCTGCTGATGCCATTACCGAATTTGACGGCCGCGCAGCCGCCTTACCTCCTGAGTACCTGGAATCGTACCAGAAAATGATGCCCTATGCCTACATTTGTCCCTGGTTAGGAGCAGCTATGCCTCAATCGGGAAGCGCCGAACGGGATATCTTTAATAAACTCATTGATATGGTGAAAAGCACGGAAACAAAGTGTATTCTAGCGGAGAATGACACGGAATTTAATAGATATTACAATGAACTTATGAGCAACGCGAAAACAATAGGGGTTGATAAGCTTGAAGTTTATGTGAATGCCCAATTACCCAAATACCGTGCCATGTATCAATAA